A portion of the Gottschalkia purinilytica genome contains these proteins:
- a CDS encoding flavodoxin family protein codes for MKILLTYSSKTGNTEKVAEAIKDIIPEDFHFCKVQDAPSPEEFDVILIGFWVDRAMPDRDALEYMQKIKGKKVGIFATLGAYPDSPHGRESMQNARDIVKENEIIGDFICQGKIDEKLVEMFKSLPDNHPHAITEEKLKRYEIASRHPNEEDFERAKHIFKLAFKSLAVEV; via the coding sequence ATGAAAATATTATTAACATATTCAAGTAAAACAGGAAATACTGAAAAAGTAGCAGAAGCAATAAAAGATATAATACCTGAGGATTTTCACTTCTGTAAAGTTCAAGATGCACCGAGTCCAGAAGAATTTGATGTAATACTTATAGGATTTTGGGTAGATAGAGCTATGCCAGATAGAGATGCTTTAGAATATATGCAAAAGATAAAAGGTAAGAAGGTAGGAATTTTCGCAACATTAGGAGCATATCCAGATTCACCACATGGAAGAGAAAGTATGCAAAATGCAAGAGATATAGTTAAAGAAAATGAAATAATAGGGGATTTCATCTGTCAAGGAAAAATAGATGAGAAGCTAGTAGAAATGTTTAAATCATTACCTGACAATCATCCTCATGCTATAACTGAAGAAAAGCTAAAGAGATATGAAATAGCAAGTCGCCATCCTAATGAGGAAGACTTTGAAAGAGCTAAACATATATTTAAACTAGCTTTTAAAAGTTTAGCTGTGGAAGTGTAA
- a CDS encoding ABC transporter ATP-binding protein → MLKINDLSVGYGNRTIVQNFNTNIKKGDIVTIIGPNGSGKSTVLKAIGRLLKWQNGCIYLDGKSVMDMNNKEIARTMACLSQHNSCPSDMTVRQLVTFGRHPHKGWFQSIKEDDEDIINWALESTNILKLQEKKLINLSGGERQRAWIAMALAQKPKVLLLDEPTTYLDVSNQIEILELVQQLNKSMDLTVVMVLHDLNQAAKYSHRVLVVKNGDIQVEGSPKAVLSRELIRHVYKVDMDILQGVSGEELIFIPKRVYK, encoded by the coding sequence ATGCTTAAAATAAATGATTTGAGTGTAGGTTATGGAAACAGAACTATTGTTCAAAACTTTAATACAAATATTAAAAAGGGTGACATAGTTACTATAATTGGACCTAATGGATCGGGAAAATCTACTGTTTTAAAAGCAATAGGCAGACTGTTAAAGTGGCAAAACGGATGTATATATTTAGATGGAAAATCAGTTATGGATATGAACAATAAAGAGATAGCAAGAACTATGGCATGTCTTTCTCAACATAATAGTTGTCCTTCTGATATGACAGTGAGACAATTAGTTACATTTGGAAGGCATCCACATAAAGGCTGGTTTCAATCTATAAAAGAAGATGATGAAGATATAATAAATTGGGCTTTAGAAAGTACCAATATACTTAAATTACAAGAAAAGAAATTAATAAATCTTTCTGGTGGAGAAAGACAAAGAGCATGGATAGCTATGGCACTTGCTCAAAAACCTAAAGTGTTACTTTTAGACGAACCTACAACTTATTTAGATGTTAGTAATCAAATAGAAATATTAGAGCTTGTTCAACAGCTAAATAAAAGTATGGATTTAACAGTAGTTATGGTTCTCCATGATTTGAACCAAGCTGCTAAATATAGCCATAGAGTTTTAGTAGTTAAAAATGGTGATATACAAGTAGAAGGCTCACCTAAAGCTGTTTTAAGTAGAGAGCTTATACGACATGTTTATAAAGTAGATATGGATATATTACAAGGAGTAAGTGGAGAAGAATTGATCTTTATACCAAAAAGAGTTTATAAATAG
- a CDS encoding FecCD family ABC transporter permease, with amino-acid sequence MKNRTKVLIILSLLVVLIFLSLISIKMGSVDIGLKDIIDIIKGQGDSINRGIIIDMRMPRIILAIFVGANLAISGALLQAVMKNPLADPGVTGVSSGASLAAILIMMYFPEMYGILPLVAFIGGIIACSLIYLLAWKDGIDPMRIILSGVAVNAMLGGATSFISIMNSESIQGVLMWLNGSLAARGWKEVQFFIPYTILGLILSIVCIKGANLLGLGDEAASNLGLSVNKTRVLISLVAVFLAAISTSAVGVIGFVGLVVPHISRMIIGSDYKFLIPMSCVLGAIVLLLADSFARTLIRPIELPVGIIMAIIGGPFFLFLLRRNKRNA; translated from the coding sequence ATGAAAAATAGAACTAAAGTATTGATTATTCTATCCTTATTAGTAGTTTTAATATTCTTGTCTTTAATATCAATAAAGATGGGAAGTGTTGATATAGGGCTAAAAGACATTATAGACATTATAAAAGGACAGGGAGATTCTATTAATAGAGGAATCATAATTGATATGAGAATGCCAAGAATTATTCTTGCTATCTTTGTAGGAGCAAACCTAGCTATATCTGGTGCCCTTTTACAGGCAGTAATGAAAAACCCACTTGCTGATCCAGGGGTAACAGGAGTTTCTTCAGGAGCAAGTTTAGCAGCTATTCTTATAATGATGTATTTTCCAGAAATGTATGGTATTTTACCTTTGGTTGCTTTTATAGGAGGAATAATAGCTTGTAGTCTAATATATCTTCTAGCATGGAAAGACGGAATAGATCCTATGAGAATAATCTTATCGGGAGTAGCAGTAAACGCTATGCTTGGAGGAGCTACATCTTTTATATCAATAATGAACAGTGAAAGTATACAAGGAGTATTAATGTGGCTTAATGGAAGTTTAGCTGCAAGAGGATGGAAAGAAGTACAGTTCTTTATACCATATACTATTTTAGGTTTGATACTTTCAATTGTATGTATAAAAGGAGCTAATCTCTTAGGTTTAGGAGATGAAGCTGCATCAAATCTAGGTCTTAGTGTAAACAAGACTAGAGTACTTATTTCGTTAGTAGCGGTATTTTTAGCTGCAATATCGACTTCAGCAGTGGGAGTTATAGGATTTGTTGGGCTTGTAGTTCCTCATATAAGTAGAATGATAATAGGTTCAGACTATAAGTTTTTGATTCCGATGAGTTGTGTTTTAGGAGCTATAGTTCTCTTACTAGCTGATTCCTTTGCTAGAACTTTAATAAGACCTATAGAACTTCCAGTAGGAATAATAATGGCTATTATTGGAGGACCATTTTTCCTTTTCTTATTAAGGAGGAATAAGAGAAATGCTTAA
- the isdE gene encoding heme ABC transporter substrate-binding protein IsdE — protein sequence MKKILAFILTAILAISFVGCSSKESNKESDEATKTSKEEKKVVVSGTVALSQVLESLNVELAGRPTTKEPISESLKKLPEIGDPMNPDMEKIKALNPDVFVSTGALKDSLGKNLEENGIKTEFYDLNSFDGVKNTIKELSQKFDKEEEGKKILDDFNTREEKILKSIEGKEKPKVMIIFGTPGNFMLATEKSFTGDLAKKLGGENVTNAFGNAPSPYIPFNIEEALKQNPDVILRLTHVEREKSKAMFDKEFEGNKQWGNFEAVKNNKVYDLDKNYFGVTGTLKSIDALEKMSEYLYEK from the coding sequence ATGAAAAAAATCTTAGCTTTTATTCTAACAGCAATCTTAGCAATAAGTTTTGTTGGTTGTAGTAGCAAAGAAAGTAATAAAGAGAGTGATGAAGCTACAAAGACAAGTAAAGAAGAAAAGAAAGTAGTTGTTTCAGGAACAGTAGCATTAAGTCAGGTTTTAGAATCACTAAATGTGGAGCTTGCGGGAAGACCTACAACTAAAGAACCTATTTCAGAAAGTCTTAAAAAGTTACCTGAAATAGGCGATCCGATGAATCCAGACATGGAGAAGATAAAGGCTTTAAATCCAGATGTATTTGTATCTACAGGAGCATTGAAGGATTCATTAGGCAAAAATCTTGAAGAAAACGGAATAAAGACAGAGTTCTATGATCTTAACTCTTTTGATGGTGTAAAAAATACTATAAAAGAATTATCACAAAAATTTGATAAAGAAGAAGAAGGTAAAAAGATCTTAGATGATTTTAACACAAGAGAAGAAAAAATATTAAAAAGTATAGAAGGAAAAGAAAAACCAAAAGTTATGATTATATTTGGAACTCCAGGAAACTTTATGTTAGCTACAGAAAAATCGTTTACAGGAGACTTAGCTAAAAAGCTTGGCGGAGAAAATGTAACAAATGCATTTGGTAATGCTCCTTCTCCATATATACCATTTAATATTGAAGAAGCACTAAAACAAAACCCTGATGTTATATTAAGACTTACTCATGTAGAGAGAGAAAAAAGTAAGGCTATGTTTGATAAAGAATTTGAAGGAAACAAACAATGGGGGAATTTTGAAGCAGTAAAAAATAATAAAGTATATGATTTAGATAAAAATTACTTTGGAGTAACAGGAACTTTAAAGTCTATAGATGCTCTTGAAAAAATGAGTGAATATTTATATGAAAAATAG